The sequence TCAACTGGGAACTTTGCTGCTTAATCAACAAAAACTCTGTCAATGATAGACTTTTGCTATTTGAGTTTGAGGAAAATTAAGCCTGTCCTAGAGACAAAGAAATAGCAATCTGGGgaataattattttacattagCCACCTAGATGCAAAATTGAATTTTTGGAAAAGAATATTGAAAGAGCTAGCAATCTCTTATGCACTGAAGTGAAAAAAATAGGCTAAAAATTGGCTTCTTATCcagaaaattattaatttaatttgggGAATTTTGAGGTGAGTTACCTGTGCCATATGCAGGTGGAGGTATATAGTAAATAAGTAGCTGTAGAGATCTGAAGTTTGGACGAGGGATCTGGGCAGGAGGTACAGATAAGTTTTCAGCATATAAGTGGCAGTTGAAGCTTTTGAGAAATTGAGAGCACCCTGGGAGAATGTATAGATTGAACCAGAAATAACATGGATCCTtgaagaagagaaatattttagaagaaaagattaaGGAATAACCGGTGGTAGGGGGAAAAGCAGGGAAATGTGAGATCATAGAAACTAAGGAAGATAGTAGTTCGGAAAGGAGGAGGAATTAGTCAACAAAGTGATGTAATGGCTAAAAAAGATGAGGTCTGGAAAAAATGCCCTTTGAATTTAGCACTGAGGATCTTGATGCAGCGGTTTTAATGAGTGGTTGTAAAAATAAAGCCACATTAGAGGGCTGAAGAGTACATGGGAAGTTAACagggtttgtttatttgttgtttttcttttgaaagctTGAGTGAATAGAACAAAATAGTAGCAAAAGCGAGCTACTGTTTTATTACTTAGGGTTTAAAGATGAAATAGTCTTCTAAGTTTTTGCTGCTAATAGGAACAAGCCATTAAAGAAGTTgaagatttatagaaaaaaagacaTTGAATAGGCTTAGTAATTATAATTTAAATCGGCGCATTGTGGCAGTGCTTTCTCTTCTTTGTGTATAAAACTTTTCTTGATAAAAGCACGGAAGGCCATTAGTTATCTGTAATCCTTTCATGTTATTTTATGGAAGCTATTTCTTTGCTTAAAATCCTCAGTGATTTCTAACTACTTGAAGTCTGAACTCCCTAGAATAACATCCAGCACACTTTCCATGATCTGTCTCAACTCCTACTTTGCATGTCCCTGTGATCCAACAACACTGGGAAACTTGAGGGTCCCTCAGCATGTTTTGCCACTTTTTGTGTTCTGTATTTGGATACACTGTTACTTCAGCATTGAATACCCTTCTTCCTTTTTAACCCTACCCTCCTATGCTTAAGACCTCTCATTTTCAAGACTGCTGTGAATTCTTCTCTACTCTCTTCTCATATTGATTATTTTCTGTCATGTTAATCATATTAAAAAGTGGCATGATTTTACTTTCCTCTCTGATCTTGTGCTGTAGTGCCTTGAGAAGCGGCACTGTGTCTCCTTATCTTTATATTGCCATACATTATTATATATGCCATACATATATTACCAAACACAGAGTCTGGTACATGGCAATTAAGTGATAAATAAGTGTTGAATAAATAAGTGGAAACTGTGGCCCTCAGAAGGAAGTGATTTGCCCACTGTCACAGAACTGGAGCTAGAACTTATATTTTTTGGTTAAGTGCCCtgtatgttttattaataataagccttattttcttgatttgttaTAGAATTTCTTAAGGCATATGTACAAGGAGAGGTCAACAGCTGAAATCTGAAGtgaatttatatatttagaaagaatataaagaaaacttcTAATCAGATTCTAGTTAAGTATTTTCATGAAATTTAGATTATTCTCTTTTAGGAATATGATGAGGTCTGTGCAGTGTAGGGTACATCATAATCagtttaattaaaatgtaaaaagatataAGTGTTCTCTGAAATCTCGACGTTAAATATGCATTAACTtgttttttggcattaatttatATACTACACGATATACTAGAATTTAAGAATTATATTTTGAAACATTTGGCCTTTTGAGTACATTGTTAGATGTTatgtaaaaatgaatttttgacTTCTTGAATTGATGTTCTTAAGTTGGTTCAAGCTGGAtcaattatatgtaaaatagactcattaaatatgtttattttatatatttcattctcATACAAGCCAATATACCTTCatgatttgatttttattcttaaaagattgttttaaaaatcagccaCTTTTTGCCTAACATCTTATTTCTTTTCCGTCTCAACAACCAGAGCTGGACTGGCCGCCATGGAGGAGGAGCTGCAGCATCCGCACTGCGTTAATTGTGTCAGTAGACGATGTATGACAAGACCGGAGCCTGGGATTTCCTGTGACTTGATTGGTTGTCCGTTGGTTTGTGGAGCAGTTTTCCACGCGTGTAAGGCTGACGAGCATCGACTTTTATGTCCATTTGAACGAGTGCCTTGCTTAAATAGTGACTTCGGATGTCCATTTACAATGGCTCGAAATAAAGTTGCTGAACATCTAGAAATGTGTCCTGCAAGTGTGGTGTGCTGTACTATGGAATGGAACCGATGGCCAGTTAGTTATGCAGACCGAAAGTCATATGAAAATCTAAGCAGAGATGTTGATGAAGTGGCACAATTAGATATGGCCTTGGCCCTTCAAGACCAACGGATGCTGTTAGAATCTCTCAAAGTAGCCACCATGATGTCAAAAGCAACTGATAAAGTGTCAGAACCTAGAGAACAGATCTCAGTTAAACCAAGTGTCTCAGAAATACCACATACTAATGGTTTGGTATCTGTTGATGAAGAATCTTATGGTGCACTTTATCAAGCCACTGTTGAAACAACCCGAAGTTTGGCTGCTGCTTTAGATATTCTGAATACTGCTACAAGAGACATTGGCATGTTAAGTACGAGCCTTTGTGCTTCcgcaaatgaaatgaatgaagagCAAAATGCCAGAGAAAGCTTACAGAATAGAAACCTGAAAGACCAGGACCATCTTTATGGGGATGAGATGGGAGCAGTAGGTGGGATTGACCATAAGGACACGAGTCAGAATGCCCAGTTGGAACAAAATGGTTCAAGTGATTTATTATGTGACTTGGATGCCAGTTCTTATGGCATTTCTGCTCTTTGTAATGGCTTTCCTTTGGAAGATATATGTGCACAGGTCattgagcagaaccaggatttaCGTACTGACTCAAAACAAAGTAACTTAACAAATGGAGAATGTGTAGCATCAGATGGCCCTTCAGAACCTTCTAGTTCACTTTTAGTAGCAGCACAGGTTAGGGAAGTAATACCACCTAGTGCTTTGCCTAATGGCGCAGTTCAGCATGTCCTCATGCCAGATGATGATGAAGACTTGTGTTGGAAAAAAGTAGACTTAGGGGACCTACGGAATGTGGATGTCTTATCTTTCAGTCACCCTCCTTCATTCAAATTTCTTTCGAATTCATGTTGGTCTAAACCAAAGGAAGATAAAGCAGTAGATACATCAGATTTGGAAGTTGCAGAAGATCCAATGGGTCTCCAAGGAATAGATCTAATCACAGCAGCATTACTGTTTTGTCTAGGAGATTCTCCAGGAGGAAGGGGTATATCTGATAGTCGCATGGCTGATGTTTATCATGTTGACTTTGGGACTCAGACTTTTTCACTTCCATCTGCCATTTTAGCTACAAATACAATGGTTGGGGaaatagcttcagcttcagcttgtGATCATGCCAACCCACAGCTTTCAAATCCAAGCCCTTTTCAGACACTGGGGCTGGACTTAGTATTGGAATGTGTCGCTAGGTACCAGCCCAAGCAGCGTCCAATGTTTACATTTGTTTGTGGACAGttatttagaagaaaagaatTTTCATCACATTTTAAGAATGTACATGGTGACATTCATGCTGGACTCAATGGCTGGATGGAACAGAGGTGTCCTCTAGCATATTATGGTTGTACCTATTCGCAGCGTAGATTTTGTCCGTCAACACAAGGAGCAAAGATTATACATGACCACCATTTGCGGTCATTTGGAGTTCAGCCGTCTGTATCTACAGTGTTAGTAGAGCCTGCTAGAAACTGTGTGCTGGGTTTACATAGTGACCATCTAAGTAGTCTTCCTTTTGAAGTCCTGCAACATATTGCAGGGTTTCTCGACGGCTTCAGCTTATGCCAGCTCTCATGTGTATCCAAGTTAATGAGGGATGTGTGTGGCAGTCTTCTCCAGTCTCGAGGAATGGTCATACTTCAGTGGGGGAAAAAGAAGTATCCAGAAGGAAATTCGTCATGGCAGATAAAAGAAAAGGTTGGTGTCATATAATTGTATCAACCCCTTATTTGACATATAATAGGCACTTAATAATGTTGTTGCTGTGAAATTGATCATCCTTGTTGTGaaattgcatgcatgcatgctaagttgctttagtcatgtccatctctttgcaaccctatggacagtagcctgccaggctcctttgtccatgggattctccaggcaggaatactggagtgggttgctatgccctcctccagggatcttccgacccagggatcaaacccgtgtctcttaatgtctcctgcattgacaggtggattctttaccactcatgccacctgggaagcccattgtgaAATTGACCAtccttaaaaataattcagtatGATGACAAACTTTTTTATAaagataattaataaaaatgtgaataCATTGTTAGAATTGTTAGTCATAATCACATATTTACTGCAGACATCCTAGAACTAGATTCCAGTGTCATCTGACAGAGGCTACTTGTAGTTCTTCAGTTGAGGGGTTCTGTACCTACTCATTTCTGAAACAACTCCCTTTGCTTGAGTCCATGTTAGCACCTTCTTCCTAATTTGGGCTCCATCTGAAACGTTTGCACTAGGACGATGGAGGAGTCAGAGAAGGTGTCTTTAATCGCTTGCAGTTGGCAGCTTCTGTGCATTCTTAGCCCTTTCTTTCTTAGAACATGATTGTTACAAGTAAAACTTAAATAAGGAGACATGAAAAAACGTCTACTACTTGCAGGTGACCAGTGGAGTATTTGGGgcatgttgttcagtccctaagttgcatctgacacattgcagccccatggacttcagcaggccaggcttccctgtccttcaccatctcccag is a genomic window of Muntiacus reevesi chromosome 3, mMunRee1.1, whole genome shotgun sequence containing:
- the FBXO30 gene encoding F-box only protein 30 — its product is MEEELQHPHCVNCVSRRCMTRPEPGISCDLIGCPLVCGAVFHACKADEHRLLCPFERVPCLNSDFGCPFTMARNKVAEHLEMCPASVVCCTMEWNRWPVSYADRKSYENLSRDVDEVAQLDMALALQDQRMLLESLKVATMMSKATDKVSEPREQISVKPSVSEIPHTNGLVSVDEESYGALYQATVETTRSLAAALDILNTATRDIGMLSTSLCASANEMNEEQNARESLQNRNLKDQDHLYGDEMGAVGGIDHKDTSQNAQLEQNGSSDLLCDLDASSYGISALCNGFPLEDICAQVIEQNQDLRTDSKQSNLTNGECVASDGPSEPSSSLLVAAQVREVIPPSALPNGAVQHVLMPDDDEDLCWKKVDLGDLRNVDVLSFSHPPSFKFLSNSCWSKPKEDKAVDTSDLEVAEDPMGLQGIDLITAALLFCLGDSPGGRGISDSRMADVYHVDFGTQTFSLPSAILATNTMVGEIASASACDHANPQLSNPSPFQTLGLDLVLECVARYQPKQRPMFTFVCGQLFRRKEFSSHFKNVHGDIHAGLNGWMEQRCPLAYYGCTYSQRRFCPSTQGAKIIHDHHLRSFGVQPSVSTVLVEPARNCVLGLHSDHLSSLPFEVLQHIAGFLDGFSLCQLSCVSKLMRDVCGSLLQSRGMVILQWGKKKYPEGNSSWQIKEKVWRFSTAFCSVNEWKFADILSMADHLKKCSYNIVEKREEAIPLPCMCVTRELTKEGRSLRSVLKPVL